One bacterium genomic region harbors:
- a CDS encoding tail fiber domain-containing protein, with protein sequence MKRTLLLATAFAFIMAVAASLSAATPTIISYQGRLTDGAGLALNGNYSLTFNIYDVAVGGTALWTETLNPVVVDEGLFNVLLGSVTPFDEKAFSEADRFIGVQVNGGAELAPRKQIVAVAYALRIATIDGATGGHVIGDSRIEGNVVIGTGDATGTQSFTAGANNTAQGNYSIAMGADNTASGSYSSVSGGLENVASGAGAAIGGGNSNVASGDSSFIGGGSLNTASGRRSFVGAGRENIASGDFTHIGGGWLNYASALYATIGGGERDSATAQWATVAGGRNNNAEGGYSTIGGGTGNHAAGTRSFIGGGVGNFADGFDGIVVGGERCTTLSSGSFVGGGDQNTASGGNSVVVGGFANKNSGLRSFIGGGTDNAVTGDTAVVVGGVLNVVSSNLGNVVGGYGNLVTGRGGSIVGGSLNLAEGEYSFVGGGVVNKATGAGAVIGGGSQQRCWGTGCVIGGGGYNTADSGASHSFIGGGQNNWIADQYGGIVGGEFNSNHGAYSVILGGAFNSISDELLNPANYIMVFGEDVDVGGADNRSYFFDGTNPGRLALNRDTDDGGALYPVHVGTAATNGNGARLTIAGVWTDASSRTFKENFVEIGGADLLDKISQLSLPHYNYKGTTEKHIGPMAEDFAALFNVGSVDENTGQIDPMYLSAKDVAGVALAGVKELTAQNRALQEQVSLLLKRIESLESSKK encoded by the coding sequence ATGAAACGGACATTACTTTTGGCCACAGCTTTCGCCTTTATTATGGCTGTCGCGGCATCGCTATCGGCTGCTACGCCGACGATTATCAGCTATCAAGGCCGCCTCACCGATGGCGCCGGGCTGGCGCTCAACGGCAACTACTCGCTGACCTTCAATATTTACGATGTCGCTGTTGGCGGCACAGCGCTTTGGACCGAGACACTCAACCCGGTGGTTGTTGATGAAGGATTGTTCAATGTCTTACTTGGCAGTGTTACTCCGTTTGACGAGAAGGCATTTAGTGAAGCTGACCGCTTCATTGGTGTACAAGTCAACGGCGGAGCCGAACTGGCGCCGCGCAAACAGATCGTGGCGGTGGCGTACGCACTGAGGATCGCGACGATTGACGGCGCGACGGGAGGTCACGTCATCGGCGACTCGCGCATCGAAGGCAATGTCGTGATCGGTACCGGCGATGCAACGGGTACACAGTCGTTCACGGCGGGCGCAAACAATACTGCTCAAGGGAACTACTCTATTGCGATGGGTGCGGATAACACGGCATCCGGCAGTTACTCGAGTGTTTCCGGCGGGTTGGAGAATGTCGCCAGCGGCGCGGGCGCGGCTATCGGCGGCGGTAACAGCAATGTGGCGTCGGGAGATTCCTCGTTTATCGGCGGCGGAAGTCTCAACACTGCCAGCGGCAGGAGAAGCTTCGTCGGCGCCGGAAGAGAAAATATCGCGTCCGGCGATTTCACGCATATCGGCGGCGGCTGGTTGAATTACGCTTCGGCTCTGTATGCCACCATCGGCGGCGGCGAGCGCGACTCCGCGACCGCGCAATGGGCTACGGTAGCAGGCGGGCGCAACAATAACGCCGAGGGCGGCTATTCGACCATCGGTGGCGGTACCGGCAATCACGCGGCAGGAACTCGTTCCTTCATCGGTGGCGGTGTCGGTAACTTCGCAGACGGATTTGACGGCATTGTTGTTGGCGGCGAGAGGTGTACGACCTTGTCCAGCGGCAGCTTTGTCGGAGGTGGCGACCAAAATACTGCTTCCGGTGGTAATTCGGTTGTGGTCGGGGGATTCGCCAACAAGAACAGTGGGCTTCGTTCCTTCATCGGCGGCGGCACCGACAACGCGGTCACTGGAGATACGGCGGTTGTAGTCGGCGGCGTCCTCAACGTGGTCAGCAGCAACCTCGGCAATGTTGTCGGCGGATACGGAAATTTAGTCACTGGTCGAGGTGGAAGCATAGTTGGCGGTAGTCTGAACTTGGCCGAAGGAGAATATAGTTTTGTCGGCGGCGGTGTTGTCAACAAGGCGACTGGCGCCGGTGCCGTAATCGGCGGCGGGAGCCAGCAAAGGTGTTGGGGGACCGGATGCGTGATCGGCGGAGGCGGATACAATACGGCTGATTCGGGAGCAAGCCACTCGTTCATCGGAGGAGGGCAGAATAACTGGATAGCTGACCAATACGGTGGAATCGTAGGTGGTGAATTCAATTCTAATCATGGCGCATATTCGGTAATTCTAGGCGGTGCTTTCAATTCGATTTCGGACGAACTACTTAACCCCGCCAATTACATCATGGTCTTTGGCGAAGATGTTGATGTCGGCGGCGCTGACAACCGATCTTACTTTTTCGATGGCACCAATCCGGGGCGCTTGGCGCTCAATCGTGATACTGATGACGGTGGCGCTCTATATCCAGTTCATGTCGGGACGGCTGCCACTAACGGCAACGGCGCACGCTTGACAATTGCCGGCGTTTGGACTGATGCGTCCTCGCGAACATTTAAGGAAAACTTCGTCGAGATCGGCGGCGCTGATCTGCTCGACAAGATTTCGCAACTGTCACTTCCCCATTACAATTACAAAGGCACGACCGAGAAGCACATTGGCCCAATGGCGGAAGATTTCGCTGCGCTGTTCAATGTCGGCTCGGTGGATGAGAATACCGGCCAGATCGATCCGATGTATTTGTCCGCAAAAGATGTTGCCGGAGTCGCGCTGGCAGGCGTGAAAGAACTGACCGCACAAAATCGCGCACTTCAAGAGCAAGTGTCGTTGTTGCTCAAGCGAATCGAGAGTCTGGAATCCAGCAAGAAATAA
- a CDS encoding hydrolase yields the protein MLTTDNSVLVVVDVQGRLAQLMHDKDIIFANIERMIKGAQLLDIPVLWTEQYPEGLGATIPQLAQLMPGNAPLVKDTFSCCGDEKFAKALKSSGRKQVMLTGIETHVCVYQTARDLLADGFGVELIVDAVSSRTAANRQLGIERMKDLGAGVMSTEMTLFELLRVAKGDKFKEVLRIVK from the coding sequence ATGTTAACCACCGATAATAGCGTCCTCGTCGTCGTCGATGTGCAGGGCAGGCTCGCCCAACTTATGCACGACAAGGATATCATTTTCGCCAACATCGAACGCATGATCAAGGGCGCGCAATTGCTTGATATCCCGGTACTCTGGACCGAGCAATATCCCGAAGGACTTGGCGCAACAATTCCGCAATTGGCGCAGTTGATGCCGGGAAATGCGCCGTTGGTGAAGGATACCTTCAGTTGCTGCGGCGATGAGAAATTCGCCAAAGCCTTAAAGTCATCGGGACGCAAGCAAGTGATGTTGACCGGAATCGAAACACATGTCTGTGTTTATCAAACCGCTCGCGATTTGCTTGCCGACGGCTTCGGCGTCGAATTGATTGTTGATGCGGTCTCTTCGCGCACCGCTGCAAATCGGCAACTTGGTATCGAGAGAATGAAAGACCTTGGCGCCGGTGTGATGTCTACCGAAATGACACTCTTTGAACTTCTGCGTGTTGCCAAAGGCGACAAGTTCAAAGAAGTCCTGCGAATCGTGAAGTAA
- a CDS encoding GNAT family N-acetyltransferase, whose translation MSGAEIEALALLYRPSGLPTLIVLINGDRERAVELLQNLAPSLPDKVYAHLSPGIESALASSFNLEHHGEHSKMILRSPDALNSVASRQSVPLSIHDEEEILAFYRAAYPGNWFDARMLETGHYWGVRIEGRMAAAGGVHVCSAKYRVAALGNIATHSDFRGRGLAGDVTAAICRKLLNEVDEIGLNVKSDNIPAISCYRRLGFETTAVYHEILLTRKS comes from the coding sequence ATGTCGGGCGCGGAAATCGAAGCGCTCGCATTGCTCTATCGTCCTTCTGGATTGCCGACCCTGATCGTGTTGATCAACGGTGACAGGGAGCGGGCAGTTGAACTGCTTCAGAATCTTGCACCGTCATTACCCGACAAAGTCTACGCCCACCTGTCGCCGGGAATCGAATCAGCGCTCGCTTCCAGTTTCAATCTTGAACACCACGGCGAGCATTCCAAGATGATTCTCCGTTCGCCTGACGCGCTAAACAGCGTGGCGTCAAGACAATCTGTGCCGTTGTCGATACATGACGAGGAAGAGATTCTGGCGTTCTACCGCGCGGCCTATCCCGGCAACTGGTTCGACGCCCGCATGTTGGAGACGGGGCACTATTGGGGTGTGCGAATCGAGGGGCGCATGGCAGCCGCCGGCGGTGTCCATGTCTGCTCGGCGAAGTATCGCGTAGCAGCGCTGGGCAATATCGCGACGCATAGCGATTTTCGCGGACGCGGCCTGGCAGGAGATGTGACAGCGGCAATTTGTCGAAAACTGCTTAACGAAGTTGACGAGATTGGATTGAATGTGAAGAGCGACAACATCCCTGCAATATCCTGCTACCGACGACTCGGTTTCGAGACCACGGCTGTCTATCATGAAATTCTACTGACTCGCAAATCGTAA
- a CDS encoding phenylacetate--CoA ligase family protein yields MARLNHSLRKIYHTAIPLPLKYGPSFSRKFKGYYDRQSASRNEIESYRLQRLIALVDYAYRHVPYYHKLFDKHGIDPKRIRTLDDFRRIPTLHKDDVVANHDALKSDEFDKFNAVQTVTSATTRDGMVMYRSQEAETIRNAVVWRYWHNLGYRFRDPRVHLTLSNREGEDFMQPHIDMNENSLQFDPRSITYDHAPVIYRQIKEFRPKMIFSQPSNLATLIHYWRLHNLEDIPVAVCCVLGEKVYPEYRELITRFFGDNLRDYYGNRENTASAGELFDGNLYINSDFVHLEFEDDNGQPVEGKPGNIISTGFENYAFPLIRYHTEDVGIYRGYPEVALVGFDTMEVVGGRGRDLLFPEMACSVRMLQFNSRTPTSTIIAACNWNNFRSNTCSFASNHQTTSKNPATYRLSRRRIVTTSRTASPSKSASSTRSPRLLPTSTNSSSRNWLSMNCASTISASSSQSLFCAAVSRGADRQECLSHRLRQCDRQW; encoded by the coding sequence ATGGCTCGCCTGAACCACTCACTCCGGAAAATCTACCATACGGCGATTCCGCTTCCGCTCAAATACGGGCCGAGCTTCTCGCGCAAGTTCAAAGGCTATTATGATCGCCAAAGCGCATCGCGTAATGAGATCGAATCGTATCGCCTGCAACGACTCATCGCTTTGGTCGACTACGCCTATCGTCATGTACCGTACTATCACAAGCTATTCGACAAACACGGAATCGACCCGAAAAGAATCCGCACGCTCGATGACTTTCGCCGCATTCCCACATTGCATAAAGATGATGTCGTCGCCAATCACGACGCTCTGAAGTCGGACGAATTCGACAAGTTCAACGCCGTGCAAACCGTCACCAGTGCAACGACGCGCGACGGTATGGTGATGTATCGCTCGCAAGAGGCCGAGACCATCCGCAATGCGGTTGTCTGGCGCTACTGGCACAATCTGGGATATCGTTTTCGCGATCCGCGTGTGCATCTGACGCTTTCCAATCGCGAGGGCGAAGACTTCATGCAACCGCACATCGACATGAATGAAAACTCGCTTCAATTCGATCCGCGTTCGATCACTTACGATCACGCTCCGGTGATCTATCGCCAGATTAAGGAATTCCGTCCGAAGATGATCTTCTCTCAGCCCTCAAATCTGGCAACGTTGATTCACTACTGGCGACTGCACAATCTTGAGGATATCCCGGTTGCGGTGTGTTGCGTGTTGGGTGAGAAAGTCTATCCCGAATATCGCGAGCTGATCACCCGGTTCTTTGGCGATAACCTGCGCGATTACTACGGCAACCGCGAAAACACAGCCTCGGCAGGGGAGTTGTTCGACGGCAACCTCTACATCAATTCTGATTTTGTGCATCTCGAATTCGAGGATGACAACGGCCAGCCAGTTGAAGGCAAACCCGGCAATATCATCTCCACCGGATTCGAAAACTACGCCTTCCCGTTGATCCGCTATCACACCGAAGATGTCGGTATCTATCGCGGCTACCCCGAAGTTGCACTGGTCGGATTCGACACGATGGAAGTTGTCGGCGGTCGCGGTCGGGATCTGCTCTTTCCAGAGATGGCCTGTTCTGTCCGAATGTTACAGTTCAACTCAAGAACGCCAACTTCCACAATTATCGCCGCGTGCAATTGGAACAACTTTCGCTCGAACACTTGCTCGTTCGCATCGAACCATCAGACGACTTCGAAGAATCCCGCGACGTACCGATTGTCGAGAAGGCGTATCGTGACTACTTCAAGGACCGCTTCACCGTCGAAGTCCGCATCGTCGACAAGATCCCCCAGACTCCTGCCTACAAGCACAAACTCGTCGTCTCGCAACTGGCTCTCGATGAATTGCGCAAGCACAATAAGTGCAAGTAGCTCGCAATCGCTATTTTGCGCGGCAGTCAGCCGGGGAGCGGACAGACAAGAATGTCTATCCCACCGATTGCGTCAATGTGATCGACAATGGTAG
- a CDS encoding transposase produces MPVRTRLHIPGSGLHFVTTTVTEWIPVFADAALARRALVQLVEACKIYETSIVAYVLMPSHLHALLGTRQNERLSQLMRSFKSLSSKLVKETASEDLIRRLSISGKYALWQPRFDELTIYSEKQFKIKIEYIHNNPVKDGIVQDAASYPFSSAGAWLSDIPGIVPIDRDFVYQLTSKPARRRRLAGTILDANRLLVRGSRPRLPRLLPPIRLFRARQPSTPAAFSPNFYCFQPCRLLLIRRLILSLSGGFDVRAF; encoded by the coding sequence ATGCCCGTTCGGACGAGACTGCATATACCAGGTAGCGGGCTTCATTTTGTTACGACAACCGTTACCGAGTGGATCCCTGTCTTTGCTGATGCAGCACTGGCTCGAAGAGCCTTGGTGCAGTTAGTAGAGGCATGCAAGATTTATGAGACTTCGATAGTCGCTTACGTTCTAATGCCTTCGCATCTTCATGCTCTTCTAGGCACCAGACAAAACGAGCGCCTATCGCAGCTAATGCGATCATTCAAGTCTTTGTCGTCGAAATTGGTGAAGGAAACTGCTTCAGAAGATTTGATTCGCCGGCTATCCATATCGGGCAAGTACGCGCTATGGCAACCGCGATTCGACGAGTTGACCATTTACTCGGAAAAGCAATTCAAAATCAAAATCGAGTATATACATAACAATCCGGTCAAGGATGGCATAGTCCAAGATGCTGCTTCTTATCCTTTTTCAAGCGCAGGCGCTTGGCTCTCGGATATACCGGGTATAGTTCCAATTGATCGAGACTTCGTTTATCAACTGACAAGCAAGCCCGCCAGGCGAAGACGACTGGCGGGCACAATCTTGGACGCCAACCGCCTCTTGGTGCGCGGCAGCCGTCCACGCCTGCCGCGTCTTCTACCGCCGATCCGCCTGTTTCGTGCGCGGCAGCCGTCCACGCCTGCCGCGTTTTCACCTAATTTCTATTGCTTCCAACCCTGCCGTTTGTTATTAATTCGCCGGTTAATTTTGTCACTTTCCGGAGGATTTGATGTCAGGGCATTCTAA
- a CDS encoding YebC/PmpR family DNA-binding transcriptional regulator — protein MSGHSKWSTIKRKKGKADQERGRVFTKLIKEITVAARFGGGDPDANPRLRTAILTAKQNSMPADNIKRAIQKGTGDLEGVNYEEITYEGYGPGGVAVLVAVLTDNKNRVVAEIRHFFSKHGGNLGESGSVGWIFSKSGVIEVEKAKIGEDELLELALEAGASDMTHEGDMFEITMPPDTFEAVRSAIEAKGIPMASAEVTLVPSTTVKLEGKHAESMIKLMDALEDNDDVQKVYANFDIDDATLERLSN, from the coding sequence ATGTCAGGGCATTCTAAATGGTCGACTATAAAAAGAAAGAAAGGTAAGGCCGATCAGGAGCGCGGTCGCGTCTTTACCAAATTGATCAAGGAAATCACTGTTGCTGCCCGCTTTGGCGGCGGCGACCCCGATGCCAATCCACGCCTGCGCACGGCAATCCTTACCGCCAAGCAGAATTCCATGCCCGCCGACAACATCAAACGCGCTATCCAGAAGGGCACCGGCGACTTGGAAGGCGTCAATTACGAAGAAATCACTTACGAAGGTTACGGTCCCGGCGGCGTCGCCGTCCTAGTCGCGGTCCTGACCGATAACAAAAATCGCGTGGTGGCGGAAATTCGCCACTTCTTCTCCAAACACGGCGGCAATCTCGGCGAATCCGGCTCGGTGGGCTGGATCTTCAGCAAGAGCGGCGTCATCGAAGTCGAAAAAGCCAAAATCGGCGAGGACGAGCTGCTGGAACTTGCTCTTGAAGCCGGTGCTTCCGACATGACGCACGAAGGCGACATGTTCGAAATCACCATGCCGCCCGACACATTCGAGGCTGTTCGCTCGGCGATTGAAGCTAAGGGTATTCCGATGGCCAGCGCCGAGGTCACATTGGTGCCTTCGACAACGGTCAAACTCGAGGGCAAGCACGCCGAATCGATGATCAAGCTGATGGACGCGCTCGAAGACAACGACGACGTTCAGAAAGTCTACGCCAACTTCGACATCGACGACGCGACTCTCGAGCGTTTGAGCAACTAA
- the ruvC gene encoding crossover junction endodeoxyribonuclease RuvC, with product MKILGIDPGLAVTGFGVVEVHNKGVKLLNAGCFTTESGEISARLKLIFANINELVDAECPDEVAIEEGFYGKNVKVAMSLGQARGAVLLACTLKNIPVFEYSPREVKLSTTGRGSASKDQVNYMIKALLDVKEIAGPNDVSDALAVAYCHYQRREKKF from the coding sequence ATGAAAATTCTCGGGATCGACCCCGGGCTGGCTGTTACCGGCTTCGGTGTCGTCGAGGTTCACAACAAGGGTGTCAAACTGTTAAACGCGGGCTGCTTCACTACCGAAAGCGGCGAGATTTCCGCACGACTCAAATTGATCTTTGCCAACATCAACGAATTAGTGGATGCCGAATGCCCCGACGAGGTCGCTATCGAGGAAGGTTTCTACGGCAAAAACGTCAAAGTCGCCATGAGTCTCGGACAAGCACGCGGAGCCGTGCTCTTGGCCTGCACCCTGAAGAACATTCCGGTTTTCGAGTACTCGCCGCGCGAGGTCAAATTATCAACAACAGGCAGGGGATCAGCGTCCAAAGACCAGGTGAATTACATGATCAAAGCTCTGCTTGATGTCAAGGAAATCGCCGGACCAAATGACGTGTCCGACGCACTAGCCGTAGCATACTGCCACTATCAACGCCGAGAGAAGAAATTTTGA
- the ruvA gene encoding Holliday junction branch migration protein RuvA, whose product MISSLTGRLSVKLPDKAEIIVGGVGYRVLIPLSTYQALPDLGSEVTLATSMQVRENAIDLIGFSTQAEREVFEVLIGVSGVGVKLGLTILSGIKIEDLFRSILEEDKSLLSTISGIGPKTAGRLVLELKDKVAKIVATTGIGATHRLNQVEEAVLALEALGYSRYEARKAVEGAVKEIGSNHNSEVIIREALKVSAT is encoded by the coding sequence TTGATATCATCACTTACAGGACGTCTATCGGTTAAGCTTCCCGACAAAGCGGAGATCATTGTCGGCGGCGTCGGCTATCGCGTATTGATTCCGTTGTCAACCTATCAGGCTTTGCCCGATCTTGGCAGCGAAGTAACTCTCGCGACTTCGATGCAGGTGCGCGAAAATGCGATTGACCTGATTGGTTTTTCGACGCAAGCTGAACGCGAAGTCTTCGAAGTCTTGATCGGCGTCTCCGGCGTCGGTGTTAAACTCGGATTGACGATTTTGTCGGGTATAAAGATAGAGGACCTGTTCCGGTCGATCCTTGAAGAGGACAAATCATTGCTCTCGACAATCTCCGGCATCGGTCCCAAGACCGCCGGCAGATTGGTGCTTGAATTGAAGGACAAGGTCGCCAAGATTGTTGCCACCACCGGAATCGGCGCGACGCACCGGCTCAATCAGGTCGAAGAAGCTGTCCTCGCGTTGGAAGCACTCGGCTACAGTCGTTACGAGGCTCGCAAGGCCGTCGAAGGCGCAGTCAAAGAAATCGGCTCGAATCACAACTCGGAAGTGATTATCCGCGAAGCCCTCAAGGTTTCGGCGACATAA
- the ruvB gene encoding Holliday junction branch migration DNA helicase RuvB — MKERITTPEVIQGETELDVTLRPSKFDEFIGQAKVVDNLKVFIQAAKQRGEALDHALFYGPPGLGKTTLAFIIANELGVGIKSTSGPILEKAADLAGILTNLNERDVLFIDEIHRINRVVEEYLYPAMEDFTLDIMIDKGPAARSVKLPLKPFTLIGATTRAGLLTSPMRARFGVVGRLDYYSSDDIGKVITRSARILKVEIDPGGTSQIAKRSRGTPRIANRLLRRLRDFAEVHGDGRITEQLAHDSLERLDVDELGLDDMDKRILSVLIEKFHGGPVGLSTLAVAVGEEAETLEEIYEPFLIQEGLLERTPRGRTATNAAFTHMKYDRSAFKQGRLL, encoded by the coding sequence ATGAAAGAGCGCATTACCACACCGGAAGTTATCCAGGGCGAGACCGAACTTGATGTCACCCTGCGGCCGTCGAAGTTCGATGAGTTCATCGGACAAGCGAAGGTCGTTGACAATCTCAAGGTGTTCATTCAAGCCGCCAAACAACGCGGCGAAGCGCTTGACCACGCATTATTCTATGGTCCCCCCGGACTCGGCAAGACCACGCTGGCGTTTATCATCGCCAACGAACTCGGTGTCGGAATCAAATCGACCTCGGGTCCGATTCTCGAAAAAGCCGCCGATCTTGCAGGAATACTTACCAATCTGAACGAACGCGACGTTTTATTCATAGATGAAATTCATCGCATCAATCGCGTTGTCGAAGAATATCTCTATCCGGCGATGGAGGATTTCACGCTCGATATCATGATCGACAAGGGGCCAGCGGCGCGTTCGGTGAAACTGCCGCTCAAACCGTTTACGCTGATCGGCGCCACGACAAGAGCCGGACTATTGACCTCGCCGATGCGGGCGCGTTTTGGTGTTGTCGGTCGTTTGGATTACTATAGTTCTGATGACATCGGCAAGGTGATTACCCGCTCGGCGCGCATTCTCAAGGTCGAGATCGATCCCGGCGGCACCAGTCAGATCGCCAAGCGCTCGCGCGGAACACCGCGAATTGCCAACCGGCTCCTGCGCCGTTTGCGCGACTTCGCCGAAGTTCACGGCGATGGCCGCATCACCGAACAATTGGCGCACGACAGTTTGGAGCGTTTGGACGTCGATGAACTGGGGCTGGATGATATGGACAAACGCATCTTGAGCGTCCTCATCGAAAAATTCCACGGCGGACCGGTCGGCTTGAGCACGCTGGCGGTGGCTGTCGGCGAAGAGGCGGAAACGCTCGAAGAAATCTATGAGCCATTCCTGATACAAGAGGGACTATTGGAACGAACACCGCGCGGTCGCACGGCCACTAACGCGGCGTTTACACACATGAAATATGATCGGAGCGCATTTAAACAGGGGCGTTTGCTGTAA
- the queA gene encoding tRNA preQ1(34) S-adenosylmethionine ribosyltransferase-isomerase QueA: MEKITFQLPDDLIAQHPLERRDRCKLLHLDSSSGEMKEHVFADIVNLLRPDDLLVLNDTKVQRARLYGVGGQAGRKVEIFLVDKLKDDEWLCLVRPGKKAHNGDKFYFSAREYCEIISILADGSRRVRFVGAPASEIMEKFGRMPLPPYIKRDDTSVDRKMYQTVYANEGFSIAAPTAGLHFTEELLADIEKTGTEICRIRLDVGRGTFKMIETKTYEKHTMDPEEYWISEESAKQINTAMKKGRRIVAVGSTVTRTLEGCFQSNGEIKASHDETDIFIYPGFQFKVVGAMVTNFHLPESSLLAMVAAFATPEQILTAYNFAVANRYRFYSYGDAMLIS; encoded by the coding sequence ATGGAGAAAATTACTTTTCAACTGCCGGATGATTTGATCGCGCAACATCCGCTGGAACGACGCGACCGCTGTAAGTTACTTCATCTGGACAGTTCAAGCGGCGAGATGAAAGAGCATGTCTTTGCGGATATCGTAAATCTACTGCGTCCGGATGATTTGCTGGTGTTGAACGACACCAAGGTCCAGCGCGCACGCCTCTACGGCGTTGGCGGGCAAGCCGGCCGCAAGGTCGAGATTTTTCTCGTCGACAAACTCAAGGATGACGAATGGCTCTGCCTCGTGCGTCCCGGCAAGAAAGCCCACAACGGCGACAAGTTCTACTTTTCGGCGCGCGAATACTGCGAAATCATCAGCATTCTTGCCGATGGATCGCGGCGTGTGCGTTTTGTCGGCGCTCCCGCGAGCGAAATCATGGAAAAATTCGGACGCATGCCGCTGCCGCCATACATTAAGCGCGATGACACTTCGGTCGATAGAAAGATGTATCAAACTGTCTACGCCAATGAAGGGTTCTCCATTGCCGCGCCGACAGCCGGATTACATTTCACCGAGGAGTTGCTTGCTGATATCGAGAAAACCGGAACCGAGATTTGCCGGATTCGCCTCGATGTCGGACGCGGAACATTCAAAATGATCGAAACCAAGACTTACGAGAAGCACACTATGGATCCGGAGGAATACTGGATCTCTGAAGAATCCGCCAAGCAGATCAATACGGCAATGAAGAAGGGTCGCCGCATTGTCGCGGTCGGGTCCACTGTCACGCGCACACTCGAGGGCTGTTTCCAGAGCAATGGCGAAATCAAAGCGTCGCATGACGAGACCGACATCTTCATCTATCCGGGTTTTCAATTCAAAGTCGTTGGGGCGATGGTCACCAATTTTCACCTTCCGGAATCGTCGCTTCTGGCGATGGTCGCAGCCTTTGCCACGCCGGAGCAGATTCTCACCGCTTATAACTTCGCCGTTGCGAACCGCTACCGATTCTACTCCTACGGCGATGCAATGTTGATTTCATGA
- the ispD gene encoding 2-C-methyl-D-erythritol 4-phosphate cytidylyltransferase: MKNYAIITAAGKGTRLPGAVAKQFRPVGSKPLLAWTIDKFEQCPSIDAIHLVVSGEDLNYTHEAVVDRFKYKKVERIVAGGKTRFDSILCGLRSIPETANLVYIHDGVRPLVSIAEIEAVGKQAEAFDAAILAVRQTETLKRIEDGFVIATLDRDKIWVAQTPQVFKYEAIISAYIQALESKRDFTDDSAVCEAFGISVRIVEGSTANIKVTTPEDLDLARKLLTME; encoded by the coding sequence ATGAAAAATTATGCCATCATCACGGCGGCCGGCAAAGGCACACGTTTGCCCGGCGCGGTCGCCAAACAATTCCGTCCCGTCGGCTCCAAACCGCTTCTGGCCTGGACCATCGACAAATTCGAACAATGTCCGTCCATCGACGCGATCCATCTCGTCGTTTCCGGCGAAGATTTGAACTACACGCACGAAGCTGTCGTCGACCGTTTCAAATACAAAAAAGTCGAACGCATTGTCGCGGGCGGCAAAACGCGTTTTGACTCGATTTTATGCGGTCTGCGCTCGATTCCCGAAACGGCGAATCTGGTTTACATCCACGACGGCGTGCGTCCGCTGGTGAGTATTGCCGAAATCGAAGCCGTCGGCAAGCAAGCTGAAGCGTTCGATGCCGCCATTCTTGCCGTGCGTCAGACCGAGACGCTCAAGCGCATCGAGGACGGTTTCGTCATCGCCACGCTCGACCGCGACAAAATCTGGGTCGCGCAGACGCCGCAGGTGTTCAAGTACGAAGCCATCATTTCGGCCTATATTCAGGCGCTCGAATCGAAACGCGACTTCACCGATGATTCCGCGGTGTGCGAAGCATTCGGCATCAGTGTCCGCATCGTCGAAGGCTCCACCGCCAACATCAAAGTCACCACCCCCGAAGACCTCGACCTTGCCCGCAAGCTGCTGACGATGGAGTAG